A stretch of the Lactuca sativa cultivar Salinas chromosome 9, Lsat_Salinas_v11, whole genome shotgun sequence genome encodes the following:
- the LOC111909548 gene encoding amino acid permease 6, which translates to MASTSSTLEINDFAHKDLDDDGREKRTGTWVTASAHIITAVIGSGVLSLAWAIAQLGWIAGPTILMIFSFVTYFTSTLLADAYRAPDPVSGKRNYTYMDVVRASLGGSKVQLCGIAQYVNLVGITIGYTITSSISIVAIKKSNCFHYRGHDAPCNPSNYPYMIAFAVIQIVLCQIPNFHKLSWLSMLAAVMSFAYSFIGLGLSIDKAVGSEAKTSLTGMPVGPNLSATDKMWKSLQAIGDMAFSYAFSTVLIEIQDTLKSYPPENKMMKRASLVGVMTTTVFYMLCGCLGYAAFGNDAPGNFLTGFGFYEPFWLIDFANICIAIHLIGAYQVFCQPIFGFVENKCAEKWPESRFIMVEREVRLPFCAEFDINLFRLVWRTTYVIITALIAMIFPFFNSFLGLIGAAAFYPLTVYFPIAMYIARAGISKYSFTWICLKTLDWTCLVISLAAAIGSVQGLISDLRDYHPFKE; encoded by the exons ATGGCCAGCACCTCATCAACTCTCGAAATCAACGACTTTGCTCATAAGGACCTTGACGACGATGGTCGCGAAAAACGTACAG GGACCTGGGTGACCGCAAGTGCACATATAATAACTGCGGTGATTGGGTCGGGTGTGTTGTCTCTAGCATGGGCCATCGCTCAATTGGGTTGGATAGCGGGTCCCACGATTCTCATGATATTCTCGTTCGTTACTTACTTCACCTCCACCCTCCTTGCAGATGCGTACCGTGCACCCGACCCGGTGTCCGGGAAGCGCAACTACACCTACATGGATGTGGTTCGAGCTAGTTTAG gaggaaGTAAGGTGCAATTATGTGGGATAGCTCAATATGTTAACCTTGTGGGGATTACAATTGGATACACAATCACTTCTTCCATAAGTATAGT GGCGATAAAGAAATCGAATTGCTTTCATTATAGAGGGCATGATGCACCTTGTAATCCGTCGAATTATCCCTACATGATTGCTTTTGCAGTAATTCAGATTGTGTTATGTCAAATACCCAATTTTCATAAGTTATCATGGCTATCGATGTTAGCCGCTGTGATGTCTTTTGCTTACTCTTTCATTGGACTCGGCCTCTCAATAGATAAAGCAGTCG GATCTGAGGCAAAGACATCATTAACTGGTATGCCAGTCGGGCCAAATTTGTCCGCTACAGATAAGATGTGGAAATCATTACAAGCAATTGGAGACATGGCCTTCTCCTATGCCTTCTCAACTGTTCTCATTGAAATTCAG GACACACTGAAATCTTATCCACCAGAAAACAAGATGATGAAAAGAGCATCACTAGTTGGAGTCATGACAACTACTGTATTTTACATGCTTTGTGGATGTCTTGGTTACGCAGCATTTGGAAACGATGCACCAGGCAACTTTTTGACCGGCTTCGGGTTCTACGAACCCTTTTGGCTCATCGACTTTGCCAATATATGCATTGCCATCCACCTTATTGGTGCATATCAG GTATTTTGCCAACCGATATTTGGGTTTGTTGAGAACAAATGTGCAGAAAAATGGCCGGAGAGCAGGTTTATAATGGTGGAACGTGAGGTTAGGTTGCCGTTTTGCGCAGAGTTTGACATTAACCTTTTTAGATTGGTGTGGAGGACAACATATGTGATTATAACCGCACTCATAGCAATGATTTTCCCCTTTTTCAATAGCTTCTTAGGGTTAATTGGGGCGGCTGCATTTTACCCTTTAACAGTTTATTTTCCGATTGCGATGTATATCGCTAGGGCCGGGATATCAAAGTATTCATTCACATGGATCTGCCTAAAGACATTGGATTGGACTTGTTTGGTGATTTCCTTGGCTGCAGCAATTGGATCCGTGCAAGGCCTTATCAGCGACCTTAGGGACTATCATCCCTTTAAAGAATAG